Proteins from a single region of Gossypium arboreum isolate Shixiya-1 chromosome 1, ASM2569848v2, whole genome shotgun sequence:
- the LOC108483264 gene encoding probable serine/threonine-protein kinase PBL10 isoform X1: protein MGNCLSAGIKAESHSNTGLSSKYDSGDGKDISSESSNSKVSSFSAPLTPRSEGEILQSPNLKSFSFADLKMATRNFRPDSVLGEGGFGSVFKGWIDENSFTATKPGSGIVIAVKRLNQDGFQGHKEWLAEVNFLGQLYHPNLVKLIGYCLEDEHRLLVYEFMPRGSLENHLFRRGSYFQPLSWSLRLKVALGAAKGLAFLHSAETRVIYRDFKTSNILLDTNYNAKLSDFGLAKDGPTGDKSHVSTRVMGTYGYAAPEYLATGHLSARSDVYSFGVVLLEMLSGRRAVDKNRPSGEHKLVEWAKPYLANKRKIFRVLDNRLEGQYTIEGAFKAATLALRCLLIDAKFRPSMNEVVTALEQLQDSNDSRINHNNTNSVPRRRRQSADDATGGRSTTAYPQPSASPLYA, encoded by the exons ATGGGAAATTGCTTGAGTGCCGGTATTAAAGCTGAGAGCCACAGCAACACAG GGCTCAGTTCAAAGTATGATAGTGGTGATGGGAAAGATATTAGCAGTGAAAGCAGCAACAGCAAAGTTTCATCATTTTCAGCACCTTTGACACCTCGGAGTGAGGGTGAGATTTTGCAGTCCCCCAATTTGAAAAGTTTCAGCTTTGCTGATCTCAAAATGGCCacaaggaattttcgtcccgataGTGTGCTTGGAGAAGGCGGTTTCGGCTCCGTGTTTAAGGGGTGGATCGATGAAAATTCCTTTACTGCTACCAAGCCTGGATCTGGCATTGTTATTGCTGTCAAAAGGCTTAACCAGGACGGGTTCCAAGGTCACAAGGAATGGTTG GCAGAAGTGAATTTTCTCGGACAGCTTTATCATCCTAATCTTGTGAAACTAATTGGATATTGCTTGGAGGACGAGCACCGCCTGCTGGTGTACGAATTCATGCCTCGTGGCAGCTTGGAGAATCATCTATTCAGGA GAGGTTCTTATTTCCAGCCTCTTTCTTGGAGCCTACGGTTGAAAGTTGCCCTCGGTGCTGCGAAGGGACTCGCCTTCCTTCACAGTGCGGAAACAAGAGTTATATATCGAGACTTCAAGACTTCCAACATCTTGCTCGATACG AACTACAATGCAAAGCTCTCTGATTTTGGGTTGGCCAAAGATGGGCCAACAGGTGATAAGAGCCATGTTTCTACCCGAGTTATGGGGACTTACGGATATGCTGCTCCGGAGTATCTTGCCACAG GTCACTTGTCTGCAAGGAGTGATGTCTATAGTTTTGGAGTTGTGCTGCTGGAGATGTTATCTGGCCGGAGAGCAGTTGACAAGAATCGACCATCTGGAGAACATAAACTGGTGGAATGGGCCAAACCTTACCTTGCCAACAAACGCAAAATTTTTCGTGTCCTAGATAATCGCCTTGAAGGGCAGTATACAATCGAAGGAGCCTTTAAGGCTGCTACCCTTGCTTTGCGATGCCTGTTGATCGATGCCAAGTTCAGACCAAGCATGAATGAGGTTGTAACTGCATTGGAGCAGCTCCAGGATTCTAACGACTCCAGAATTAATCACAACAATACTAACAGCGTACCTCGGAGACGTAGGCAAAGTGCAGATGATGCTACCGGTGGAAGGAGTACGACTGCGTACCCTCAGCCATCTGCTTCGCCTCTTTATGCCTGA
- the LOC108483264 gene encoding probable serine/threonine-protein kinase PBL9 isoform X2, which produces MVACIFQVFDAMGNCLSAGIKAESHSNTGLSSKYDSGDGKDISSESSNSKVSSFSAPLTPRSEGEILQSPNLKSFSFADLKMATRNFRPDSVLGEGGFGSVFKGWIDENSFTATKPGSGIVIAVKRLNQDGFQGHKEWLAEVNFLGQLYHPNLVKLIGYCLEDEHRLLVYEFMPRGSLENHLFRRGSYFQPLSWSLRLKVALGAAKGLAFLHSAETRVIYRDFKTSNILLDTNYNAKLSDFGLAKDGPTGDKSHVSTRVMGTYGYAAPEYLATGHLSARSDVYSFGVVLLEMLSGRRAVDKNRPSGEHKLVEWAKPYLANKRKIFRVLDNRLEGQYTIEGAFKAATLALRCLLIDAKFRPSMNEVVTALEQLQDSNDSRINHNNTNSVPRRRRQSADDATGGRSTTAYPQPSASPLYA; this is translated from the exons ATGGTGGCTTGTATTTTTCAGGTATTTGATGCAATGGGAAATTGCTTGAGTGCCGGTATTAAAGCTGAGAGCCACAGCAACACAG GGCTCAGTTCAAAGTATGATAGTGGTGATGGGAAAGATATTAGCAGTGAAAGCAGCAACAGCAAAGTTTCATCATTTTCAGCACCTTTGACACCTCGGAGTGAGGGTGAGATTTTGCAGTCCCCCAATTTGAAAAGTTTCAGCTTTGCTGATCTCAAAATGGCCacaaggaattttcgtcccgataGTGTGCTTGGAGAAGGCGGTTTCGGCTCCGTGTTTAAGGGGTGGATCGATGAAAATTCCTTTACTGCTACCAAGCCTGGATCTGGCATTGTTATTGCTGTCAAAAGGCTTAACCAGGACGGGTTCCAAGGTCACAAGGAATGGTTG GCAGAAGTGAATTTTCTCGGACAGCTTTATCATCCTAATCTTGTGAAACTAATTGGATATTGCTTGGAGGACGAGCACCGCCTGCTGGTGTACGAATTCATGCCTCGTGGCAGCTTGGAGAATCATCTATTCAGGA GAGGTTCTTATTTCCAGCCTCTTTCTTGGAGCCTACGGTTGAAAGTTGCCCTCGGTGCTGCGAAGGGACTCGCCTTCCTTCACAGTGCGGAAACAAGAGTTATATATCGAGACTTCAAGACTTCCAACATCTTGCTCGATACG AACTACAATGCAAAGCTCTCTGATTTTGGGTTGGCCAAAGATGGGCCAACAGGTGATAAGAGCCATGTTTCTACCCGAGTTATGGGGACTTACGGATATGCTGCTCCGGAGTATCTTGCCACAG GTCACTTGTCTGCAAGGAGTGATGTCTATAGTTTTGGAGTTGTGCTGCTGGAGATGTTATCTGGCCGGAGAGCAGTTGACAAGAATCGACCATCTGGAGAACATAAACTGGTGGAATGGGCCAAACCTTACCTTGCCAACAAACGCAAAATTTTTCGTGTCCTAGATAATCGCCTTGAAGGGCAGTATACAATCGAAGGAGCCTTTAAGGCTGCTACCCTTGCTTTGCGATGCCTGTTGATCGATGCCAAGTTCAGACCAAGCATGAATGAGGTTGTAACTGCATTGGAGCAGCTCCAGGATTCTAACGACTCCAGAATTAATCACAACAATACTAACAGCGTACCTCGGAGACGTAGGCAAAGTGCAGATGATGCTACCGGTGGAAGGAGTACGACTGCGTACCCTCAGCCATCTGCTTCGCCTCTTTATGCCTGA